Proteins from a genomic interval of uncultured Desulfuromusa sp.:
- the rlmD gene encoding 23S rRNA (uracil(1939)-C(5))-methyltransferase RlmD — MKKTEKKKSISKKQQQETLKLTIDSLDRDGIGLAPYENKIAVVQGAFPGETVIAEVEHTGRTHIFTRLRRILRNSQQRTTNVACKLEQDCLGCPLISMKYSDQLLFKQQRVAEALRQQGLLENIQVPAVLPSDPPFGYRASAKLAFSRNREKVFIGLYKRGTHDVIDCPECPVHSPLINKIAAVVRDEVQRQNISVYNSRHQRGLLRYLIVRVSPYSGKALVTFVCNFRDLQQLPKLAKWLMRKVPEVIGVHQNINSSSGNVILGERTMKLQGLPDLIETIGDIRLRIAPEAFFQINTVQAARIYALVRQWAQLGQQDTAIDLYCGIGGIALHLAKDAGQVEGIESFAGAVRNATENSHLNDLRNCHFFAGDAAEELQKRSGQKPPTLITVNPPRKGCSPELLEILLQLQPEQMIYVSCDPDSLSRDLKTLTANNYRIKQLQPVDMFPQTAHIETVVQLKRTGE, encoded by the coding sequence ATGAAAAAAACAGAGAAAAAGAAATCAATCAGCAAAAAACAGCAGCAAGAAACGCTGAAGTTAACCATCGACTCGCTGGATCGTGATGGCATAGGTCTGGCTCCGTATGAAAATAAAATTGCCGTAGTCCAAGGGGCCTTTCCAGGGGAAACTGTCATAGCCGAGGTTGAACATACCGGAAGAACCCACATTTTTACACGCCTCCGCCGGATTTTACGGAATTCACAGCAACGTACCACAAATGTTGCCTGTAAGCTGGAGCAAGACTGTCTTGGCTGTCCCCTGATAAGCATGAAGTACAGCGATCAGCTTCTGTTTAAACAACAGCGGGTTGCCGAAGCCCTGCGTCAACAGGGGCTATTGGAGAACATCCAGGTTCCGGCAGTATTGCCTTCTGATCCGCCATTTGGCTACCGAGCCAGTGCCAAACTGGCCTTCTCCCGGAATAGAGAAAAGGTGTTCATCGGTTTATATAAACGGGGAACTCATGATGTCATCGATTGCCCTGAATGCCCGGTTCATAGCCCTCTCATTAATAAAATTGCAGCTGTCGTTCGTGATGAAGTGCAGCGGCAAAACATCTCCGTCTATAATTCCAGACATCAACGTGGCCTGCTACGCTACCTGATCGTCCGCGTTAGCCCTTACAGTGGCAAAGCTCTGGTGACATTTGTCTGCAATTTCCGAGACCTCCAACAACTTCCGAAGCTGGCAAAATGGTTGATGAGGAAAGTTCCAGAAGTCATTGGCGTCCATCAGAACATTAATAGTTCAAGTGGCAATGTTATATTAGGAGAGCGAACAATGAAGCTGCAAGGGCTCCCTGATTTGATTGAAACAATCGGCGACATCCGTCTTCGTATTGCCCCAGAAGCTTTTTTTCAGATTAATACCGTTCAGGCTGCGCGGATTTATGCCTTGGTTCGGCAGTGGGCCCAATTGGGTCAACAGGATACGGCCATTGACCTATATTGCGGAATTGGTGGCATTGCCCTCCACCTGGCTAAAGATGCCGGGCAAGTTGAAGGGATTGAATCATTTGCCGGTGCAGTACGTAATGCGACAGAAAACAGCCATCTGAATGATCTTCGCAACTGTCATTTTTTTGCTGGAGATGCAGCTGAAGAATTACAAAAACGTTCCGGGCAGAAGCCCCCCACTTTGATCACAGTCAACCCACCACGCAAAGGATGTTCCCCTGAGCTGCTGGAAATTCTGCTCCAACTCCAGCCGGAACAAATGATTTACGTTTCCTGTGACCCGGACAGCCTCTCCCGCGATTTGAAAACGTTAACTGCAAACAATTACCGGATCAAGCAACTGCAACCGGTCGACATGTTTCCGCAGACAGCCCATATTGAGACGGTTGTGCAACTGAAAAGAACCGGAGAATAG